The genomic stretch GTTGTGAATATTTTTAAGCTTTAAAAGATCATAAATCGGGCGTCCAGCAGTGTTCTTTGGTTCGCCATCATCGCTAAACCCAGCACTTTCAGTACCGTTTTGATAAATTAAGTAAGCATAACAAATATGACGAGATTTTTTGTGTTCTTTTTTTAAATTAGCAAGAATTTGTTTTAAATTTTCTTTTGCATCAAAATCAAAACAATATGCAATAAAACGAGATTTTTTGACTATTAATTCTTCTACTATATACATTTGTTAAATTATATACTTTTGCTTTCCTGTTAAAAAAGAAAAAATGCCAAGGGCATTTAATCATAAGTAACATCATTTAGGTTTCTACAATAATTAATAAAGTGTTTTTGTGCTTTATCTAAATCTACTTTTCCTTTTTCTTTAAAAAACTTAAAATGCTCTGCATAATCGTGGAAAAATCCGTAAATTTCTTGATCTGAAAAACTTGGTTCAAAACCTAACTTAGTAAGTTTCTCTGGATAATATTTACTAAGTAGTTTTCACATTGCTATTGCACTAAATTCAGTTGGAAAATTTTCTAATTTAATTGATCCAATTGTTAAAAGTTTAACTGCAATTTCTTGATCATCAAATTTAGGAAGCAAAATACCAGGAGTATCCATAAATAAAAACTCACCATTAACTACTCACTTTTTCTCACGTGTTACCCCTGGATAATTGGCTACTTTCAATTTTGCTTTTTCTGATACTAAATTAATCAAGGTACTCTTTCCGCAATTTGGAACACCAACAACAAATGATTTAATCCGTGAAATAAGCAATCCTTTGGCTTTATCACGATTAATCTTAGCTTGCATAATTTGTTTTAATTTATTTAAAATAATTTTTTTAGATGAGGCTTTACGCAAATCTAATCAAAGAATGTTTTCTCCTTGAAATCTTTGATTAATTTGATCTTTCTTAGATTTATCCATTAAATCACTTTTTGTCACAATAAAAAGTCTTGGTTTTTGTGGGGAAATTGCATCAAAATCTTCATTATATGAACTAATTGGACATCGAGCATCCAAGACTACAATAAACACATCACATAAATTTGCATTTTCTTTAATATCACGCATTGCCTTGGCCATATGACCAGGGAATCATTGAATTAAATTTTGATAATTTTCGTCTAATTTAATATCATTATTTGACATTTGATTCCTTTAATTCTCGTTCTAGTTTTTGAATTTGAATTTTCAAACGAGTTTCTTCGTATTTTAATGTATCAATTGTTTGTTTTTGATCTTGAATTATCAAATTTTTCTTTTCGACTTCTTGTTGCAATAATTCTCCATCCTGAGCTACCAAATTAATTAGTGATAAAGTTGTTTCTAAAAAAGCATCCACTTCTTCACGTGAATATCCTTCAATATTTAGATTAAAGGTTGCGTTAATAATTTTAGATTTAATGTTTTCTAAAATATCTTTCATTTTACTCCTATCTATTTCTGATTTTATCTAAAACAATTGCAGTAGCACAAGCTACATTTAAACTTTCAAAAGAAATTGGGATATAAACTTTAACATCAGCTAAATCTCAAAGTTCCTTGCTAATTCCTTGTCCTTCATTACCAACAACAACTACAATCTTATTTTTAGGAAAAACCACATCATTTAATTTTTGAGCTTGTGGATCTAATAAAGTTTCATAAACTTGAAAATTAGATTCTTTGAGTGTTTCTAAATTTACTTTGAGATTATTTGAAAGAATTAAATTCAAATCAAATAAAGCACCTTGTGATGAGCGAATAATTTTAGAATTATACGGATCTATTTGTTCTAAAATTACAGTATCAAAATCAAACGCTTTAGCTAAACGTAAAATTGTTCCAATATTACCCGGATCTTGTAGTTTATTTAAAACCAATACTTTATTCATTTTTTGAAGATTAACTAAAGATTCAAATGAAGTAATATTACTTAATTTAGTTACTTTTGCAACTACATTTTGCGGTGTCACAGTCGTGCTTAAATAATTCATAAGATCAGATGTAATTAAAGTTGAATTAGAGTATTTAGCGTGATCTAAAACTTCATAAATTTCTAATTTTAAATTCCGTTTTAAAGCTTCATCGACAAGATGATATCCTTCAATTAAAAAAGCATTTTCTTGATCACGATATTTCTTTTGCTGTAATTTTTTTAATTCTTTAATTTTCGGATTAGTTTTACTTGTTAAAATCATTATCAATGAGGTAATTTTTTCCTTTTTCTACTTCGAATTTAGATAAATCTTGAAAATCTAATTGACGCATCACTTCAAAACCTAAAATACT from Mycoplasmopsis gallopavonis encodes the following:
- a CDS encoding TrmH family RNA methyltransferase gives rise to the protein MILTSKTNPKIKELKKLQQKKYRDQENAFLIEGYHLVDEALKRNLKLEIYEVLDHAKYSNSTLITSDLMNYLSTTVTPQNVVAKVTKLSNITSFESLVNLQKMNKVLVLNKLQDPGNIGTILRLAKAFDFDTVILEQIDPYNSKIIRSSQGALFDLNLILSNNLKVNLETLKESNFQVYETLLDPQAQKLNDVVFPKNKIVVVVGNEGQGISKELWDLADVKVYIPISFESLNVACATAIVLDKIRNR
- a CDS encoding DivIVA domain-containing protein, whose product is MKDILENIKSKIINATFNLNIEGYSREEVDAFLETTLSLINLVAQDGELLQQEVEKKNLIIQDQKQTIDTLKYEETRLKIQIQKLERELKESNVK
- the ylqF gene encoding ribosome biogenesis GTPase YlqF, encoding MSNNDIKLDENYQNLIQWFPGHMAKAMRDIKENANLCDVFIVVLDARCPISSYNEDFDAISPQKPRLFIVTKSDLMDKSKKDQINQRFQGENILWLDLRKASSKKIILNKLKQIMQAKINRDKAKGLLISRIKSFVVGVPNCGKSTLINLVSEKAKLKVANYPGVTREKKWVVNGEFLFMDTPGILLPKFDDQEIAVKLLTIGSIKLENFPTEFSAIAMWKLLSKYYPEKLTKLGFEPSFSDQEIYGFFHDYAEHFKFFKEKGKVDLDKAQKHFINYCRNLNDVTYD
- a CDS encoding IMPACT family protein, which gives rise to MYIVEELIVKKSRFIAYCFDFDAKENLKQILANLKKEHKKSRHICYAYLIYQNGTESAGFSDDGEPKNTAGRPIYDLLKLKNIHNKLIVVVRYFGGIKLGAGGLVRAYRSGSNIFKGEKMGKHFAL